DNA from Gouania willdenowi chromosome 15, fGouWil2.1, whole genome shotgun sequence:
actgacaatatcccagcaataaatgacagatattaaTCCACCTTCACTTCAAAAAtattttgggtcatttattACAGGGAAATTTTGTGAGAAATCGTAGGATTTCAATTAGTTACTTTTGACACTttgcgattaaaaatgactgtgatCAGTGATATCAGCTTGGGAGAACTGAGCCTAGCAAATAATGTGGGgcttcattgaatttgtgtattttaagggACTGGGATTTCCACAACTGAACTAGTTAgaattttacacaatgattcttgtTTTCATTCTCTTTAATTTTTCACTTACTCCACCAGGCCTCATTGGATGCTCTTAAAAGGTCTGATTTGGCCCCcaaaccttgagtttgacacagtgcTCTCATGTATTTTAAAGACAGTGCTCCCCTTAAAAATACACTATTTTGAAAACTTTGCAGCCTAAGAGTTGCTGGGTAAAGTTctaaaacaataatattatcAATGGTTTTAGATTCGGAAGGCACTGTTAGCATAGCACACAGGATTAGCATTTATAAACAAAACCGTGACTTTTTAAAGAAGATAAATATATGTACTTAATGTGACGACATACCTGATTTCCAAACCTTTAAGATAGTTCATTTTAAGGTAGAAATTGATTCCTTACACCGCTTAATGTTTCTTAATGTTTCCTTAAACAATGCAAACCCTAAAAGTTTGGTATTTCCGTGTCCATGGTAACTGCGAAACCCCACTGCAATTGGCTAGGgtagaagccccgcccactccgGAAGCAGTTCGCAAGTTAATAGAAGTGTCTTGTTCCTACAACCCAGAGCCGTATACCTCTCTAAAGGTCCTCACTTTGTTTCACCGTAAAAACTATATTACACATTTAAAGCCAACATGTCGACTGAGAAGAGTTTTGCAAAAGGTAAGACGTTCAGCGATAATGATATTTACGTATATATCCGCTTATTGTTTGTGTCACCAacagaataaatgtaattataatacaTGTTCATTACACCTCACACATTTGGTCCTTTAttgtttaatttcatttctTGATTTTTCTACAGATTTGTACAAAATTTGAATTGAATGGATAAAAAACTGAGACAAGTTTTCCTTACACTATTGATAGAATTACTTCTTTTATGACTTGGAGGAAGAACGTTGGGAGTGACTCAGCAATATGTTCATTACTTACATAAGAAGGCTTTTGTTCACCTCCACAATACgcataaaacaaacactttagGCTTTTTAAAATCGTCTATATGATTGTTGTGTAATGTGTAACTTTATTTCCTCCGGTAGAAATTAAggtacaattattaaaatataaaacattaatttgCATTTGCTTGTTCAAGCCAAACATCATCACTTTTATGTTATATCCTGTGTTCACTCTTAAtgtaatatcacacatttttttattaaatatatgaTCATAGTAATTGAATAATCTTTCACACACTTTCGGAACAAGTTCATCACATGTTGAAAATATCCCACTATTAAAAGCCTAGGGTTGGTTGCTTTTCCACTGTAGTCATTAATAATGGAGTTGATATAGTACATAACAGACTGAATTTGGCTTGTTTGACCAAGACAAAGTACGGTAAATTAATGGCAACCCTAAAATACGTAATGTTTAACTCTCATTCTGTTTTTTCAGGTAGTGCTGCCCCTGGTCCAGTGCCTGAAGGCTCCATTAGGCTTTACAGCATGAGATTCTGTCCCTTTGCTCAGAGGACCAGATTGGTGCTGAATGCCAAaggaataaagtaaaataaaaaataaaaatgactaaatactTAAGCAAGTATGTGTTTGGAGTTTCAATTCCTGGGCCTGTTTTTCCAGGTATGACACCATTAACATCAACCTGAAAGACAAGCCCGACTGGTATCTTGAGAAGAATCCTTTCGGTCTAGTTCCAACTCTGGAGACACCTGCTGGTGAGGTGATATACGAGTCTACCATCACCTGTGACTACCTGGATGAGGTTTACCCTAAGAAACTACTTCCTTCCTCTCCCTATGAGAAAGCTCAACAGAAGATGCTACTGGAACATTTTTCCAAGGTTTGCTCCTCAAAACTAATCATTCAGATACTTTTTTTGTTGGTGAACTAAGTGTGTTTTCCACAGATTGTACCATACTTTTACAAGATACCAGCGGGGAAAAAGAATGGAGATGACGTCTCTGGATTGGAAGCTGAACTGAAAGAGAAGTTCAGCAACCTGAATGAGGTGGGTGGGAAAATGATCAGAGTATATCAATGTTTAAAACCCAGTTAACCTTTCATGGGACCATTACTGCACTGGTTAATTACTGGGCTAACACACAGAGAAAGACTGACTATTGAGAAGAGAAAGCATATTGCCAATGTTTTGCTAATTTAAACACAATGTTCACGTTTCAGCGCCTGCGTAAGAAGAAGAGCAAATTCTTCGGTGGTGATTGCATCACAATGATTGATTACATGATGTGGCCGTTTTTCGAGAGACTGGAGGTCTTTGACCTGGCACAGTAAGTAGTCAATTACAAGAAATAAATAGGTTTTATTCATGGGAAGACATTTGATGAGAAACTCAGTGAAAACATAATGAATGTAAGATAAATGCAGGGAATCTCACAGATACAAGAACTCATCAACATGTTCTGTATCGTCCTTCCTGTAAAACAAAGATTAGCCAATCGGGCCAAATCACATTGATTGATGATTATTTGAATGGAAATGTGCTTTAGAGACATTTCAAACGAAAAGACCCAGCAATTATTTTTGTGGCTTTGATTTTGTGGTTCACACAATACAACAAACagttacagtacatttaaaaaaaatatatatatatatatatgttttgcaTCTGTTTGATTCCCTTTGTCTCCTCAGCTGTCTGGATGGAACTCCTGAGCTGAAAAAATGGACAGAGTCCATGATGGAAGACCCAGGAGTCAAAGCCTCCATGCTCAGTGTGGACAAATATAAGGCCTTCTTTAAGACCTACGTCGATGGGAAACCTGACTACGACTTAGACCTGTAGCAAATACGTCACTTCCTATGATGTCATTATCGTGTGGGGTTTGAGCACAGTAGTcctcagaaaaaaatgacaaaaatcattgTCAATACATGTTTTACagtatatttcttttttctttctttgcttctttgaatttgaatttgtagttttttctatTCTGATGCATATTTCTCCCCATCAGATCTAAGTTGttcattaaatgttaaattgcaataggttttttttaagaTCCAAAAATGTAATCGAGTATAAACATTTAGCTATGAAATGAAAACGGAGCACAATTAAGGAaatactgggtttttttttttacagggaaaactctgttttgttttgttatactgAATACatggtaaatgtatttattatttttatagcaTCAAAGTCCTAATCATTTAAAATCTTGTTTTAAACATCCAGCTATCTTCTCTTCTTACTATTTCATCACAACAGATTATAAAACCAGTAATTTAAGATTGT
Protein-coding regions in this window:
- the LOC114477072 gene encoding glutathione S-transferase omega-1-like — protein: MSTEKSFAKGSAAPGPVPEGSIRLYSMRFCPFAQRTRLVLNAKGIKYDTININLKDKPDWYLEKNPFGLVPTLETPAGEVIYESTITCDYLDEVYPKKLLPSSPYEKAQQKMLLEHFSKIVPYFYKIPAGKKNGDDVSGLEAELKEKFSNLNERLRKKKSKFFGGDCITMIDYMMWPFFERLEVFDLAHCLDGTPELKKWTESMMEDPGVKASMLSVDKYKAFFKTYVDGKPDYDLDL